TTTTTGACAAACTGCCAATTGCTTTTGATATACTTGATGCAGAAGGTAATATAAGAATGATGAATAAAACGTTTTTAGATTTTTTAGGCTTGGAAAAAGAAAAAGTTATTAACAGATACGTATTGGACGTTGATCGAAACTCGCGATTTCCTCTTGTTTTGAAAACAGGCCAGAACGAGATTGCCTATAGACATAAGTTTGCCAATGGAAAAGAAGCTATTGTGCATAGAATTGCGATAAAAGATGGCGACGAGGTTATTGGCGGTTTTGGAATGATTTTGTTTGAGGATTTAAATGAACTTAGAAAACTCATAGAAAAAAACAGGCTTTTAGAGACTGAACTTAATCACTATAAAAAAACATTAAGAAAAATTCGTGGTGCCAGGTATTCATGGGAGAATATTGTTGGAAAAAGTGATGCAATAATTGAGTGTAAGAAAAAAGCTATAAAAATGGCTAGTATGGATTCCAATATTCTTATATATGGAGAAAGTGGGGTAGGGAAAGAACTTTTTGCTCAGGCAATCCACAATTCAAGTAGCAGAAGAGATTATCCCTTTGTAACTGTAAATTGTGCTGCTATACCAGAGCAGTTAATGGAATCAGAGCTATTTGGTTATGAAGAAGGCGCTTTTACAGGAGCTCAAAAAGGCGGTAAAATAGGTAAGTTCGAGCTTGCAAATCATGGTACTATCTTTTTAGATGAAATAGGTGATATGCCGTATACAATGCAAGCAAAACTTTTAAGAGTGCTTCAAGAAGGAGAAATCGAAAGAGTAGGTGGCAAAGAACCTATTAGAGTTGATGTACGCGTAATATCAGCGACAAACAAAGACCTTACAAAACTTATTAAAGAAGGCAAATTTAGGAGTGATTTGTTTTACAGAATAAATGTATTAATGCTTAATGTTCCACCATTGCGTGAAAGAAAAGGAGATATTCCACTTTTGATAGATCATTTTTTGTACCTTTTGGCTCAGAATTCTGGAATATACAAAAAAGTTTCTAAGGAAGTGTATGATATTTTGGAGAAATATGATTGGCCAGGCAACATAAGGGAACTTAGAAATGCAGTTGAGCGAATGGTTGTCAATTCGGAAGGTGATACAATTAGGAAAACAGACATTCCTCTTTATATTCTAAACAAAGAGATACCCATAAGGAAGAATGGGTCGGGACTTCAGCAAATGCTTGAAGAATTTGAAGAGAAGATAATCCTTGAGACTTTAAAAGAGTGTAACTATAATAAATCACAAGCAGCAGAAATATTAAAAATACCAAGGTCAAGACTTTATCGGAAGCTAAAAAAGTTTAATATTCTCGAAGATAATGAAGTAAAATGATACTGTGTAGCGAAAAGCTACAAATTTTGAAAACGCAGGAGACATATCTCTTGCGTTTTTTTGTATTATTGTGAGACATTTATCAATAAAAAATTGTATTTTGTAATGTCTTTAAAAGCAACAAGAGAACTTTTAATTTAAAGGGTGGACATTTAAAAAATCCACATTTGACTGCTTATTTTCTAAAAATTTTTAAGCAAAATTAATAGTTGGCACTTTTTTTGCTTTTACTATTTAGAGAAAAACAACTGAAAGGAGTAGCATTATGGGGAAAACGATTAATGAATTAAAAATTGGTGACAAAGACTATTTTGAGAAAACAATTACAGAAACAGATGTATATTTATATGCTGGGATTACAGGTGATTTTAATCCTGCCCATATTAATCAGGTAGCATCTGAAAAAACGATGTTTAAGGGAAGGATAGCTCACGGAATGTTGACAGCGGGGTTAATTTCTGCTGTTTTGGGTACTAAGTTACCAGGACCGGGAACTATTTATCTTGGTCAAGAATTGAAGTTTACAAAACCTGTAAGGATTGGCGATACAATCAAAGCTGAGGTAGAAGTAGTAGAAATCATCCCTGAAAAAAATCGAGTTAAATTAAAAACAATATGTACAAATCAAAATAACGAAGTTGTACTGGAGGGTATGGCGACAGTACTTGCACCAAAGGAGTAAGCAGAAATTATTGGAATGGGAGGTTAGTACATGTTATTGCAACAATTAATAAGCGGTTTTGCTACAGGTGGATTATATGCATTAGCAGCATTAGGTCTCGTATTGATATACAAAACTTCTGATGTAGTAAATTTCGCACAGGGCGAAATGGCGATGTTTTCTACTTTTATTGCATATACAACTATGACATCCTATGGTATGTCTTATTGGGAAGCTTTTATATTGGCACTTTTGTTTGCGTCAGTTTTAGGATTTATCGTAGAAAGATTTTTCATAAGACCTATACAAAATGCTCCAGTTTTAAGTCTTTTAATTGTGACATTAGGTCTTATGATGATTGTAAATGGTATAGCAGGATGGGCATTTGGTTTTGAGACTCATAGTTTTCCAGCAATTGTCGGGGGGGAATTAAAAATTTTTGGTGCAGTGATATCAAAGTCAAATCTTTTGACATTAGTTATTACAGTATTTATAATGGGAATTTTGTTTTATATGTTGAAATATGCTCTTGCTGGAATTGCTATAAGGGCTACATCAGAAAATCCAACTATTGCAAGGTTAATGGGTATTGCTGTTAATCATGTTTATTCTATTACTTGGGTTGTAAGTTCTATACTTGGTGCAATTGCAGGTATGTTCATAGCCCCAACTACATTTCTTGATGTAAATATGATGTCTTCTGTGTTGCTAAAGGCATTTACTGCTGCAGTTTTAGGAGGATTTACAACTTTTGTGGGGCCTGTAGTAGGAGGGTTAATACTTGGAGTGTTAGAAAACATTGCAAGTGGCTATATTTCTGCGCAACTGAGTTCGACATTTGCGTTTGCTCTTATAGTTATAATGCTATGGATTAAGCCTACGGGACTTGTTGGCCAAAAAGTGGGAAAGAAGGTGTAAAAATGAATGCAAAAAAATACATCTCATGGATAGTTCTAATTTTAATTGCTACATTAATTCCACCTATATTAAATTTACCGGGTAGCCTTCAGTATCTTTTAGATTTGTCGCTTATATATGCAATTGTCGCAATAGGCCTTAATCTTCTAATGGGTTATGCAGGACAGATATCCTTGGGACATGGTGCTTTTTTGGCTGTTGGTGCTTATACTTCAGCATATTTAACACTTACACTTCATGTGCCATTTTTTATAGCACTTATATTATCAGGTTTAATAACAGGTATTGTGGGGATTCTTTTAGGAATTCCTGCACTGAAGTTGGAAGGGAATTATTTAGCGATAGCTACTCTTGGATTTGGTGTAGCTGTAACACAAATTTTTGCTATATGGACAAGTTTTACTGGTGGTTTTTCAGGTATAAAACCATTGAAACCTGAATTATTTGGTTTTAAGTTTAATTCGTATCTAAGTTATTACTATATTATCTTAATTTTAACTATTGTTCTTGTAATATTGACTTGGAATATTATAAGGACAAAAGTGGGCAGAAGCCTAATGGCTATGAGAGACAGTGAAATTGCTGCAAAGGCAATGGGAATAAATGTTTCGTATTATAAAACATTAGCTTTTGGATTAAGCGCATTTTATACAGGAATTGCAGGAAGCCTTTATGCTCACCTGCTTGGTTTTATGACTCCTTATGATTATGCATTCAGCATAGGGATGTCTCTTAATTTTCTTGCAATGATTGTTATAGGCGGGATAGGAACAATAAGTGGGTCCATAATTGGGGCAATAATTATGACGTGGATTCCACAGATTACCTCCAATTTACCCATAAAAAGTTTATCGCAAATTATTACAGGTGCAATTATAATAGCCGTCGTAATCTTTTATCCAAACGGTATAGCATATGCGGGAGCTAGACTAAAAGATAAATTTGAGAGATTATTTGCGAAGCACCAAGAAAAAATCGTAGTTAAGATAGAGAAGTGAGGGATAATGCATGGAACATTTAATAGTTGACAATTTAACTATGGAATTTGGAGGTTTGAAAGCTGTTGATTCTCTCAGTTTTAGCGTTAAAAAGGGTGAAATCTATGGGCTTATAGGTCCTAATGGTGCTGGGAAAACAACTGTTTTTAATTGCGTATCAAGGTTTTACAATCCTACCTCCGGCAGAATTATTTTTGAGGGTAAGGAAATTACAAAGCTTAAACCTCATGAAATAATAAGAGCAGGGATATCTAGAACTTTTCAAAATGTAG
The sequence above is a segment of the Thermoanaerobacter ethanolicus JW 200 genome. Coding sequences within it:
- a CDS encoding sigma-54 interaction domain-containing protein; amino-acid sequence: MGKNVGKSFLFSEKMEFLFESVFDKLPIAFDILDAEGNIRMMNKTFLDFLGLEKEKVINRYVLDVDRNSRFPLVLKTGQNEIAYRHKFANGKEAIVHRIAIKDGDEVIGGFGMILFEDLNELRKLIEKNRLLETELNHYKKTLRKIRGARYSWENIVGKSDAIIECKKKAIKMASMDSNILIYGESGVGKELFAQAIHNSSSRRDYPFVTVNCAAIPEQLMESELFGYEEGAFTGAQKGGKIGKFELANHGTIFLDEIGDMPYTMQAKLLRVLQEGEIERVGGKEPIRVDVRVISATNKDLTKLIKEGKFRSDLFYRINVLMLNVPPLRERKGDIPLLIDHFLYLLAQNSGIYKKVSKEVYDILEKYDWPGNIRELRNAVERMVVNSEGDTIRKTDIPLYILNKEIPIRKNGSGLQQMLEEFEEKIILETLKECNYNKSQAAEILKIPRSRLYRKLKKFNILEDNEVK
- a CDS encoding MaoC family dehydratase translates to MGKTINELKIGDKDYFEKTITETDVYLYAGITGDFNPAHINQVASEKTMFKGRIAHGMLTAGLISAVLGTKLPGPGTIYLGQELKFTKPVRIGDTIKAEVEVVEIIPEKNRVKLKTICTNQNNEVVLEGMATVLAPKE
- a CDS encoding branched-chain amino acid ABC transporter permease, which produces MLLQQLISGFATGGLYALAALGLVLIYKTSDVVNFAQGEMAMFSTFIAYTTMTSYGMSYWEAFILALLFASVLGFIVERFFIRPIQNAPVLSLLIVTLGLMMIVNGIAGWAFGFETHSFPAIVGGELKIFGAVISKSNLLTLVITVFIMGILFYMLKYALAGIAIRATSENPTIARLMGIAVNHVYSITWVVSSILGAIAGMFIAPTTFLDVNMMSSVLLKAFTAAVLGGFTTFVGPVVGGLILGVLENIASGYISAQLSSTFAFALIVIMLWIKPTGLVGQKVGKKV
- a CDS encoding branched-chain amino acid ABC transporter permease, which produces MNAKKYISWIVLILIATLIPPILNLPGSLQYLLDLSLIYAIVAIGLNLLMGYAGQISLGHGAFLAVGAYTSAYLTLTLHVPFFIALILSGLITGIVGILLGIPALKLEGNYLAIATLGFGVAVTQIFAIWTSFTGGFSGIKPLKPELFGFKFNSYLSYYYIILILTIVLVILTWNIIRTKVGRSLMAMRDSEIAAKAMGINVSYYKTLAFGLSAFYTGIAGSLYAHLLGFMTPYDYAFSIGMSLNFLAMIVIGGIGTISGSIIGAIIMTWIPQITSNLPIKSLSQIITGAIIIAVVIFYPNGIAYAGARLKDKFERLFAKHQEKIVVKIEK